One genomic window of Providencia hangzhouensis includes the following:
- a CDS encoding GNAT family N-acetyltransferase gives MDALANRLNYKVNFAISIEDFIRLIRQSPFKEMVPTDNLTQLDAMLNNADLLVSAWDDEQVVGFVRTVTDFSSCCYICELAVDMHYQKHGIDRQLMRLVAEELPADCQILFFSTDSNLTEYLKLGFTQSPRAWHTTAENFLVRSAELDE, from the coding sequence ATGGATGCTCTTGCCAATCGCCTGAACTATAAAGTCAATTTTGCTATCTCTATTGAGGATTTTATTCGATTAATTCGCCAGTCACCATTTAAAGAAATGGTGCCAACCGATAATCTTACTCAATTAGATGCAATGCTGAATAACGCGGATTTATTGGTTAGTGCATGGGATGACGAACAGGTGGTCGGTTTTGTCCGCACGGTGACGGATTTTAGTTCTTGCTGTTATATCTGCGAACTGGCCGTTGATATGCATTATCAAAAACACGGTATCGACCGCCAATTAATGCGCCTCGTCGCTGAAGAACTCCCCGCCGACTGCCAGATTTTATTTTTCTCCACCGACAGCAACCTCACCGAATACTTAAAACTGGGGTTCACCCAATCCCCAAGAGCATGGCACACCACGGCAGAGAATTTTTTGGTTAGATCCGCAGAGTTGGATGAATAA
- a CDS encoding RNA polymerase sigma factor FliA, translating into MSDLYTAEGVINKNSLWERYYPLIRHEALKLQVRLPASVDIDDLIQAGGIGLLHALERFDVTQGASFATYAVQRIRGSMLDELRSRDWVPRSVRRQAREMTKAIGALEQSLGRSATEPEIAKALDIDLAEYRQALLDTNNSQLFSYDEWHEIHGESCEPQMDEGDGGNPLSLLLDSSLRDQIAAAIEQLPEREKMVLTLYYQEELNLKEIGAVLEVGESRVSQLHSQAVKRLRGKLK; encoded by the coding sequence GTGAGTGATTTGTATACTGCCGAAGGTGTGATTAATAAAAATAGCCTATGGGAGCGTTATTACCCTCTAATACGCCATGAAGCCCTAAAACTGCAAGTTAGACTACCCGCTAGTGTTGACATTGACGACTTAATTCAAGCGGGGGGCATAGGCTTACTGCATGCATTGGAACGTTTCGATGTGACTCAAGGGGCATCGTTCGCTACCTATGCGGTGCAGCGTATTCGTGGCTCAATGCTAGATGAATTGCGCAGCCGTGACTGGGTGCCGCGTAGTGTGCGCCGCCAAGCACGAGAAATGACCAAAGCCATTGGTGCGCTGGAACAATCTTTAGGGCGAAGTGCGACTGAGCCGGAAATCGCCAAAGCGCTGGATATTGACCTTGCTGAGTATCGCCAAGCGCTGCTAGACACTAATAACAGCCAGTTGTTTTCCTATGATGAGTGGCATGAAATTCATGGGGAAAGCTGTGAGCCACAAATGGATGAAGGTGACGGCGGTAACCCGCTAAGTTTGTTGCTGGATTCCAGTTTACGCGACCAAATAGCCGCCGCGATTGAGCAGTTGCCAGAGCGCGAGAAGATGGTGCTGACGCTGTATTACCAAGAAGAGCTGAATCTGAAGGAGATTGGCGCGGTGTTGGAGGTGGGGGAGTCAAGGGTGAGTCAGCTGCATAGTCAGGCTGTAAAACGCCTCCGCGGCAAATTGAAGTGA